One genomic segment of Micromonospora sp. WMMC415 includes these proteins:
- the aceB gene encoding malate synthase A, protein MRYEVIGPMADRFDQVLTAEALDFLVALDSEFAARRVALLDTRRARRDRYATGQLPDFLPETATIRADPTWRVAPPAPGLVDRRVEITGPTDRKMTVNALNSGAKVWLADFEDATAPTWHNVINGQLNLIDALDRRIDFTDPRGKRYALGDELATIVVRPRGWHLVEKGIAVDGRPISASLVDFGLYLFHCARRQLDAGAGPYFYLPKLESHREARLWNDIFVFAQQYLGLPQGTIRATTLIETITAAFEMEEILYELREHSAGLNAGRWDYIFSVIKNFGQWPDFVLPDRSEVTMTVPFMRAYTELLVSTCHRRGAHAIGGMAAFIPSRDPEVNEVALARVRSDKRREAGDGFDGSWVAHPGLVDTCREEFDAVLGDRPNQLDRLRDDVSVTAADLLAVDKTPGQVTAAGLRSNIAVALRYIDAWLGGTGAVALRNLMEDAATAEIARCQTWQWLHHGTPLADGGCVTDELVRSILAEELTALTTGREGAERDRAEQAARIVEDTAFGEDLPAFFTTGAYARHLGPNRKPDVSIGQDGP, encoded by the coding sequence ATGAGGTACGAGGTCATCGGCCCGATGGCCGACCGGTTCGACCAGGTCCTCACCGCCGAGGCGCTGGACTTCCTGGTCGCGCTGGACAGCGAGTTCGCCGCCCGACGGGTGGCGCTGCTGGACACCCGGCGGGCGCGCCGGGACCGGTACGCCACCGGTCAGCTGCCCGACTTCCTCCCCGAGACGGCCACGATCCGCGCCGATCCCACCTGGCGGGTGGCCCCACCCGCACCCGGCCTCGTCGACCGCCGGGTCGAGATCACCGGACCGACCGACCGCAAGATGACCGTCAACGCGCTCAACTCCGGGGCGAAGGTGTGGCTCGCCGACTTCGAGGACGCCACTGCCCCGACCTGGCACAACGTCATCAACGGCCAGCTCAACCTGATCGACGCCCTGGATCGGCGGATCGACTTCACCGACCCGCGCGGCAAGCGGTACGCCCTCGGCGACGAGCTGGCCACGATCGTGGTCCGGCCGCGCGGTTGGCACCTCGTGGAGAAGGGGATCGCGGTGGACGGGCGGCCGATCTCGGCCAGCCTGGTCGACTTCGGGCTCTACCTCTTCCACTGTGCCCGGCGGCAGCTCGACGCCGGCGCCGGGCCGTACTTCTACCTCCCGAAGCTGGAGAGCCACCGCGAGGCGCGGCTGTGGAACGACATCTTCGTCTTCGCCCAGCAGTACCTGGGCCTTCCGCAGGGCACCATCCGGGCCACCACGCTGATCGAGACGATCACCGCCGCGTTCGAGATGGAGGAGATCCTGTACGAGCTGCGCGAGCACTCGGCGGGACTGAACGCCGGGCGGTGGGACTACATCTTCAGTGTGATCAAGAACTTCGGGCAGTGGCCGGACTTCGTCCTGCCGGACCGGTCCGAGGTCACGATGACGGTGCCGTTCATGCGGGCGTACACCGAACTGCTGGTGAGCACCTGTCACCGGCGGGGCGCGCACGCCATCGGCGGGATGGCCGCGTTCATCCCGAGCCGGGACCCGGAGGTCAACGAGGTGGCCCTCGCCCGGGTGCGGTCGGACAAGCGGCGGGAGGCCGGCGACGGGTTCGACGGGTCGTGGGTCGCCCACCCGGGCCTGGTCGACACGTGCCGGGAGGAGTTCGACGCGGTGCTGGGCGACCGCCCGAACCAGCTCGACCGACTCCGCGACGACGTCAGCGTCACCGCCGCAGACCTGCTCGCCGTCGACAAGACCCCGGGCCAGGTCACCGCCGCTGGGCTGCGGTCCAACATCGCGGTCGCGCTACGCTACATCGACGCCTGGCTCGGCGGCACCGGCGCGGTAGCGCTCCGGAACCTGATGGAGGACGCGGCCACCGCCGAGATCGCCCGCTGCCAGACCTGGCAGTGGCTGCACCACGGCACTCCCCTGGCCGACGGCGGTTGCGTGACGGACGAACTCGTCCGGTCGATCCTCGCCGAGGAACTCACCGCCCTGACGACGGGACGCGAGGGCGCCGAGCGGGACCGCGCCGAGCAGGCCGCACGGATCGTCGAGGACACCGCGTTCGGCGAGGACCTGCCGGCGTTCTTCACCACCGGGGCTTACGCCCGGCACCTCGGCCCGAATCGCAAGCCCGACGTCTCCATCGGCCAGGACGGGCCCTAA